In Aspergillus luchuensis IFO 4308 DNA, chromosome 1, nearly complete sequence, the following are encoded in one genomic region:
- a CDS encoding uncharacterized protein (COG:S;~EggNog:ENOG410Q078), whose translation MDPFSIKRVPYIVLCNIIRQIPDWVTLENLIEASPRIREIFEPGKNPNERAEPAATHIVDIILKGNPITKGHLYRHFWRVTELKQLTPEELQESFSEARSSLRRSGLNEGEPERRSLTEFLARHKPPTSISRAVLWEMVHIAANIQRLACACLTFLGGLLQAHFYWNARFHAMKELDLSQPSWEEEYRVYRALWHLQLYSVLHKGEILPVDVDGHIVCVRGQYQPEVATWDLLPGVARVEIQTVSQCLLNLVNGNHNLNLNGWREWAKWKKWYPLVTELPDASRLEFGFPTRSPPPQPGCLRGVIDPFVERLKEYAVQNKLLFQEVGARVTS comes from the coding sequence ATGGACCCTTTTAGCATCAAAAGGGTTCCCTACATCGTGTTATGCAACATCATCCGACAAATCCCCGACTGGGTGACGCTGGAGAACCTCATCGAAGCGTCCCCACGTATCCGGGAGATCTTCGAACCAGGCAAGAATCCCAACGAAAGGGCGGAGCCCGCAGCAACGCACATAGTCGACATCATCCTAAAGGGTAACCCTATAACAAAGGGCCATCTATACCGTCACTTCTGGAGAGTCACCGAACTAAAACAATTAACACCAGAAGAGCTCCAGGAGTCATTCAGTGAAGCACGTTCCTCTCTCCGAAGAAGTGGTCTAAACGAAGGAGAGCCTGAACGACGCAGCCTAACAGAATTCCTCGCCCGCCATAAGCCTCCCACTTCTATATCCCGAGCCGTGTTATGGGAGATGGTACATATCGCGGCCAATATCCAACGATTAGCTTGTGCGTGTTTGACATTCCTTGGGGGCCTGCTACAAGCTCATTTTTACTGGAACGCGAGGTTCCACGCAATGAAGGAACTGGATCTGAGCCAGCCCTCATGGGAAGAGGAATATCGCGTTTATCGCGCCTTGTGGCATTTGCAACTATATTCTGTGCTGCATAAGGGAGAAATCCTCcctgtggatgtggatggccATATTGTGTGCGTCCGCGGCCAGTATCAGCCCGAGGTTGCTACCTGGGATTTACTTCCAGGGGTTGCCCGCGTTGAGATTCAGACTGTGTCCCAGTGTCTTTTGAACCTTGTCAATGGGAATCATAATCTAAATCTGAATGGGTGGAGAGAATGGGCTAAATGGAAGAAGTGGTATCCGCTTGTTACTGAGTTGCCTGATGCATCTCGGCTTGAGTTTGGGTTTCCGACTCGGAGTCCTCCGCCCCAGCCTGGTTGTTTGCGTGGTGTGATTGATCCTTTTGTTGAGAGGCTTAAGGAATATGCGGTGCAGAATAAGCTTTTATTTCAAGAAGTCGGGGCTCGAGTTACCTCATAG
- the TOP3 gene encoding DNA topoisomerase 3 (BUSCO:EOG09260XL0;~COG:L;~EggNog:ENOG410PJ78;~InterPro:IPR034144,IPR006171,IPR003602,IPR003601, IPR013826,IPR013824,IPR013825,IPR023406,IPR013497, IPR000380,IPR023405;~PFAM:PF01131,PF01751;~go_function: GO:0003677 - DNA binding [Evidence IEA];~go_function: GO:0003916 - DNA topoisomerase activity [Evidence IEA];~go_function: GO:0003917 - DNA topoisomerase type I (single strand cut, ATP-independent) activity [Evidence IEA];~go_process: GO:0006265 - DNA topological change [Evidence IEA]), giving the protein MTTQRVLCVAEKPAIAKAVAQHLSGGSFQTIAIRGNQYVKNYVFDFNFGGPWGTCSVTMTSVIGHLTGLDFERQYRTWLSCPPSALFEAPVHESVADDKVAIAKNIQEQARRCKALFIWTDCDREGEHIGTEIRKQAKEGNARIVIKRARFSNTEKAHVLHAARSLIELDDLQANAVAARIELDLRIGAAFTRLQTLQLKPLSAALQDTIISYGSCQFPTLGFVVDRYLRVKNFKPETFWGIKVMHTRDDIKVNFLWKRVHLFDRAAVTVMLERCLMAKKAKVTKVTQKPTSKWRPLPLTTVDLQMMGSRYLRMDSQTIMKVAEALYTKGFISYPRTETDQFDKGIDLKKLVEKQLPDGNWGQYARHLLDGAFKTPRSGRHNDQAHPPIHPICWVAPTALTADEKKVYEFVVRRFLACCSEDAKGQSTEVEIQYGDEFFHAKGLLVLERNYLDVYVYDKWESSQQLPNFQMGEMFEPTEAKIFDGKTTPPNYLTEPELIGLMDANGIGTDATMAEHIAKIKERQYVAVHSRGSGRNAVKELIPTRLGIALVEGYDNVFAGIPDSPSLSKPFLRKEMELRMREICAGRRTRQQVVQESLDMYREVFVHTQRRINRLKDACRKYLNEQETS; this is encoded by the exons ATGACAACGCAAAGGGTGCTATGCGTGGCAGAAAAGCCGGCCATTGCTAAAGCCGTGGCCCAGCACTTGTCCGGCGGCTCCTTTCAAACA ATAGCCATCCGAGGGAATCAATATGTGAAAAACTATGTATTCGATTTCAATTTTGGTGGCCCTTGGGGCACTTGCTCTGTGACCATGACCAGCGTCATTGGACACTTGACTGGTCTAGATTTTGAACGCCAATATAGAACTTGGCTGTCCTGTCCCCCATCAGCCCTCTTCGAAGCTCCAGTACACGAGTCTGTGGCTGAC GATAAAGTAGCTATTGCGAAGAACATCCAAGAACAGGCCCGGAGATGCAAGGCTCTCTTTATCTGGACAGACTGTGATCGAGAAGGTGAGCATATAGGAACGGAAATCCGCAAGCAGGCAAAGGAAGGAAACGCTCGCATCGTCATCAAAAGGGCAAGGTTCAGTAATACAGAAAAAGC CCATGTGCTACATGCTGCTCGATCACTGATCGAACTTGATGACCTCCAAGCAAACGCTGTTGCGGCCAGAATCGAACTGGATCTCCGGATCGGTGCGGCATTCACTCGTCTGCAAACGCTTCAGTTGAAACCTCTTTCTGCGGCGCTTCAAGATACTATCATAAGCTATG GATCCTGTCAATTCCCGACACTGGGGTTTGTAGTTGATCGTTATCTTCGCGTCAAGAACTTCAAGCCTGAGACGTTTTGGGGAATCAAAGTTATGCACACCCGGGACGACATCAAGGTCAATTTCCTCTGGAAACGTGTTCATCTTTTTGACAGGGCTGCGGTGACGGTGATGCTCGAGCGGTGTCTCATGGCAAAGAAAGCCAAAGTCACCAAAGTCACCCAAAAGCCTACCAGCAAATGGAGACCTCTACCTTTGACAACAGTGGACCTTCAGATGATGGGAAGTAGATATCTCCGCATGGACAGTCAGACAATCATGAAG GTCGCGGAAGCCCTATACACGAAGGGTTTTATCAGTTACCCACGTACCGAAACAGATCAATTTGATAAGGGCATTGACTTGAAAAAGCTCGTTGAGAAGCAGCTACCTGACGGAAACTGGGGTCAATATGCTCGACA TCTGCTGGACGGCGCATTCAAGACTCCACGATCAGGTCGACACAACGATCAAGCCCACCCACCTATACACCCTATTTGCTGGGTCGCACCCACGGCTCTTACGGCCGACGAGAAGAAAGTCTACGAGTTCGTCGTCCGTCGCTTCCTTGCCTGCTGCTCCGAGGATGCCAAGGGTCAGTCGACGGAAGTCGAGATCCAATACGGCGACGAGTTCTTCCACGCCAAGGGCCTCTTAGTTCTCGAACGAAACTATCTAGATGTCTACGTCTACGACAAGTGGGAGAGTAGTCAGCAACTGCCAAACTTCCAGATGGGTGAAATGTTTGAACCCACTGAAGCCAAGATTTTCGACGGCAAAACCACACCTCCGAACTACCTCACCGAACCGGAACTTATTGGCCTGATGGACGCTAATGGAATTGGTACGGATGCTACCATGGCGGAGCACATTGCTAAAATTAAGGAAAGACAATACGTTGCCGTTCATTCGCGTGGGAGCGGTCGAAATGCAGTGAAGGAGTTGATCCCCACCCGATTGGGCATTGCTCTTGTAGAAGGATATGATAATGTCTTCGCCGGTATACCGGATAGCCCTTCCCTGAGCAAACCCTTCCTTcggaaggagatggagctgCGAATGCGGGAAATTTGCGCCGGCAGGCGGACACGACAGCAGGTTGTGCAAGAGAGTCTCGACATGTATCGGGAGGTATTTGTGCACACGCAGCGGCGGATCAATAGGCTGAAGGATGCCTGTCGAAAGTACCTGAATGAACAGGAAACTTCCTAA
- a CDS encoding uncharacterized protein (TransMembrane:1 (i88-110o)): protein MPPSKPIQKTDTSTPLLRRVSRIQLNKSKSSYKDTSTFQLRHFTFFILSLPPTHLPIPLHLPHYHNLSTMLVLKLIESTTMDFRNLSFTLLLLSTTVMLYFRALLAHPIYIISTPESVQIAEPAPTDALAFLDEPVFKPLASHIADHPYPWRDKRPFQETNYALLMGAVQSLLEAEVDEGEDGVGLNEGHGQQDVVESNSSETYLLWVGDKDDEKGTCA from the coding sequence ATGCCGCCTTCAAAGCCCATCCAGAAAACAGACACATCGACTCCGCTTCTGAGAAGGGTTAGTAGAATACAACTTAACAAGTCAAAATCCAGCTATAAAGATACCTCTACCTTTCAACTCAGACAtttcaccttcttcatcctcagtCTCCCACCTACCCACCTACCCATCCCTCTTCATCTACCACATTACCACAACTTATCAACAATGTTGGTCTTAAAGCTCAtcgaatccaccaccatggaTTTCCGCAACCTATCATtcactctcctcctgctATCCACTACAGTCATGTTATATTTCAGGGCTCTATTAGCGCATCCCATCTACATTATTAGCACCCCGGAATCAGTGCAGATTGCAGAACCAGCGCCAACCGACGCTCTCGCCTTCCTCGACGAGCCCGTCTTCAAACCACTGGCATCTCACATAGCAGACCACCCATATCCGTGGCGTGATAAACGTCCATTCCAGGAGACCAATTATGCGTTGCTCATGGGTGCAGTTCAATCTCTTCTTGAGGCTGAGGTTgacgagggagaggatggtgtgGGTTTGAACGAGGGTCATGGGCAACAGGACGTCGTTGAGAGTAACTCGTCCGAGACATATCTTCTCTGGGTTGGGGATaaagatgatgagaaggggaCTTGCGCTTAG
- a CDS encoding uncharacterized protein (COG:S;~EggNog:ENOG410PTTE): protein MCKTDTALSILCGTWNLDSEEEIQMIFHENGTGEIILRHIFNAWIAAETEWKSLGPESLDQISVSDSDTTSQTEAQVLAHFDLEITLTKRAITTRGPTDGYILNEENLIDAAFLPKRYSVRLEKGSFKTAFERTAGPVRPWRQSYAYQLVFDKSPYPPLNEWKDPEEAPEPPFLPFEGWREFCSRALPKDEQA from the exons ATGTGCAAAACCGACACTGCGCTCTCCATCCTCTGTGGAACATGGAATCTAGActctgaagaagagatccAAATGATATTTCACGAGAACGGCACGGGCGAA ATAATTCTTCGTCATATATTCAACGCGTGGATCGCTGCTGAGACCGAATGGAAGTCACTTGGCCCTGAGTCACTCGACCAGATTTCCGtcagcgacagcgacacTACCTCTCAAACAGAGGCACAAGTTCTAGCGCACTTCGATCTAGAGATAACACTCACAAAACGCGCCATCACAACACGCGGCCCAACAGATGGCTACATCTTAAACGAAGAGAATCTCATCGACGCCGCCTTCCTCCCTAAGAGATACTCCGTCCGGTTGGAAAAAGGCTCGTTCAAAACAGCCTTCGAGCGGACAGCGGGACCGGTGCGTCCGTGGCGCCAGTCGTACGCTTATCAGCTGGTTTTTGATAAATCGCCGTATCCACcgctgaatgaatggaaggaTCCAGAGGAGGCGCCTGAGCCGCCGTTTTTGCCGTTtgaggggtggagggagtTTTGTAGTCGGGCGTTGCCGAAGGATGAGCAGGCATAG
- a CDS encoding uncharacterized protein (COG:S;~EggNog:ENOG410PXXD), with translation MPSSSELALIRKYPPTPYKGLQALIKAIADLYEKLETGDVSQYLSFKDVSPKDFRFIESHRKKLGSAVRFTYYPEISTLVLKVVTNTTLAVHDNLYYNISGKLANMDIDIDQFVSLGASEFEGPWGSIKEGDGAFKNPAIRSEKRHFPSFVIESAVSDDSMPRLRQDAAWWIANSVGEVKVVLIINVLMKTKCIVLEKYGPEDQKSHNTRSQSKGGPNDHRPVLKSRTTVNYGAGSPHVEGDSVKLKFKDLMGRPKGSSEEDVEIGHAELLELAKSVFGN, from the coding sequence ATgccttcctcatccgagCTCGCCCTCATCAGGAAGTACCCCCCTACACCCTACAAGGGCCTGCAAGCCCTAATCAAGGCCATTGCAGATCTATACGAAAAACTGGAAACAGGAGATGTCAGTCAATACTTATCTTTCAAAGATGTTTCTCCGAAAGACTTCCGATTTATCGAAAGTCATCGAAAGAAACTTGGCAGCGCAGTCCGTTTCACCTACTACCCTGAAATCAGCACCCTCGTACTCAAGGTGGTTACCAACACCACTTTAGCTGTGCATGATAATCTCTACTACAATATATCAGGCAAGCTCGCTAACATGGACATCGATATCGATCAGTTCGTGTCCCTCGGAGCCTCAGAATTTGAAGGACCATGGGGCTCGATCAAAGAAGGGGACGGTGCCTTCAAAAACCCTGCTATTCGATCTGAGAAGCGgcactttccttccttcgtGATTGAATCTGCAGTTTCTGACGATTCCATGCCACGTCTGCGGCAGGATGCTGCGTGGTGGATTGCAAACTCCGTTGGGGAGGTTAAGGTTGTCTTGATCATCAATGTGTTGATGAAAACCAAGTGTATTGTGCTTGAAAAATACGGCCCCGAAGATCAAAAGTCTCATAACACTAGGTCTCAGTCCAAAGGAGGCCCTAATGATCACCGGCCTGTCCTAAAATCCAGGACTACAGTGAATTATGGAGCTGGATCACCCCATGTGGAGGGTGATTCAGTCAAGCTAAAGTTCAAGGATCTGATGGGAAGACCAAAAGGGTCATCtgaagaggatgttgagATCGGTCATGCTGAGCTGTTGGAGCTTGCCAAATCGGTTTTTGGGAATTGA
- a CDS encoding uncharacterized protein (COG:S;~EggNog:ENOG410PTG5;~SECRETED:SignalP(1-20)) has product MHFSSFTNFLVATLAACSVASPVDLGKRGEITVGFRRADKTQAEKYNKDGLYFDHGHVMWGAQIGKGVYTSPSRDEYEALAAPDAWYCVIKADQAAFDKIPKVWIPEKNQHNQRMWNQKDEKRIDEYIESLNEKPSSSLRFSIMPHGRDRSRQQMLIVPELADKKHFTIHCYEKKEDVKEGPVNYDSWHPKGEKGN; this is encoded by the exons ATGCACTTCTCAAGCTTTACAAACTTTCTCGTCGCGACATTGGCTGCCTGCAGCGTAGCCTCTCCTGTTGACCTGGGCAAACGTGGAGAAATCACCGTTGGCTTCCGCCGTGCTGATAAG ACTCAAGCCGAAAAATACAACAAAGATGGCCTCTACTTTGACCACGGTCATGTAATGTGGGGTGCCCAGATTGGTAAAGGAGTGTACACCTCTCCTTCCCGTGATGAGTATGAGGCGCTGGCTGCTCCTGATGCCTG GTACTGCGTTATCAAAGCAGACCAAGCAGCCTTCGACAAAATCCCCAAAGTCTGGATCCCCGAGAAGAACCAACACAACCAGAGAATGTGGAACCAGAAAGATGAGAAGCGAATCGACGAATACATCGAAAGCCTTAACGAGAAGCCATCGAGCTCTCTCCGTTTCTCGATCATGCCTCACGGTAGAGATCGCAGCCGTCAGCAAATGCTGATTGTCCCGGAACTTGCTGATAAGAAGCATTTCACCATCCACTGctatgagaagaaggaggatgttAAGGAGGGGCCTGTTAATTACGATAGCTGGCATCCTAAGGGTGAGAAGGGGAACTAG